The following are from one region of the Corylus avellana chromosome ca1, CavTom2PMs-1.0 genome:
- the LOC132178550 gene encoding 2-hydroxyisoflavanone dehydratase-like has product MASIDKKVTAEFLPFFRVYNDGSVERLLGSPTVPPTPEDPQTGVSSKDITISQKPAISARLYIPKLTQPNEKFPILVYFHGGAFCVESAFSSDHQRYLNSLVSQAQVLAVSVEYRLAPEHSLPNAYEDSWAAFQWVAAHSIYNGGVGEDAKEKWLSDHGDFKRVFTGGDSAGANIAHNITMRAGAEKVNKIGGINILGAFLTHPLFFGSKPIGSESCEGHEKSLACSLWDYMYPGAPGGADNPLMNPVGPGAASLAGLGCSRLLVTVAEKDGLRDRGVFYYNAVKESGWGGEMELIEVEGEDHAFQIIHFGTENAKNLIKRLASFLLIYT; this is encoded by the exons ATGGCCTCCATTGACAAGAAGGTGACTGCTGAGTTTCTCCCATTCTTCCGGGTCTACAATGACGGTTCCGTTGAGCGGCTACTGGGCTCCCCAACTGTCCCTCCCACGCCTGAAGACCCTCAAACAGGAGTCTCATCAAAAGacatcaccatttcccaaaaaccCGCCATCTCCGCCAGGCTTTACATCCCAAAACTTACCCAACCCAACGAAAAATTTCCCATCTTGGTCTACTTCCACGGCGGAGCCTTTTGTGTCGAATCCGCCTTCTCCTCCGACCACCAGCGGTACCTCAACAGCTTGGTCTCTCAAGCTCAAGTCCTCGCCGTATCAGTGGAGTACAGGCTGGCTCCCGAGCACTCTCTCCCTAATGCTTACGAAGACAGCTGGGCTGCCTTCCAGTGGGTGGCAGCGCACTCGATTTACAATGGCGGGGTCGGTGAAGACGCTAAAGAGAAATGGCTGTCAGATCACGGTGACTTTAAACGAGTTTTTACTGGCGGTGACAGCGCAGGCGCCAACATTGCGCATAATATAACCATGCGAGCCGGGGCTGAGAAGGTGAATAAGATTGGAGGCATCAATATTTTAGGAGCTTTTCTTACCCACCCTTTATTCTTTGGTTCAAAGCCAATCGGATCGGAGTCGTGTGAAGGACATGAGAAGTCATTGGCGTGTTCGCTTTGGGACTATATGTATCCCGGAGCACCCGGCGGCGCCGATAATCCGCTGATGAATCCGGTGGGTCCGGGAGCGGCGAGCTTGGCCGGACTTGGGTGTTCTCGGTTGCTCGTGACGGTGGCTGAAAAGGATGGGCTCAGGGATCGGGGTGTTTTTTACTATAATGCGGTGAAAGAAAGTGGGTGGGGAGGAGAAATGGAATTGATTGAAGTGGAGGGAGAGGATCACGCCTTTCAGATTATCCATTTTGGAACTGAAAATGCTAAGAATTTGATCAAAAGGTTGGCTTCTTTTCTCCtca TTTACACATAA
- the LOC132167692 gene encoding GDSL esterase/lipase 2-like, translating to MASLMFQYFCFLVLYATLLDPTAHSCPGTLYLPQKHVALFIFGDSFFDAGNNNYINTTTASQANFSPYGETFFKYPTGRFSDGRLIPDFIAEHAKLPLIAPFLDPRNHRYTDGANFASAGAGALLETHQGFVIDLKTQLSLFKDLARLLRRELGDKKANMLLGRAVYLLHIGANDYGVFPTTNSNVLSPEEYVNMVIGNVTIVIKEIHKEGGRKFGFLSMQPLGCLPCKREITPKTGNNGACEKEITTLAKLHNKAFSEVLEKLERQLNGFKYSVTNWYTAFSERINNPSKYGFKEGRIACCGSGPYRGINSCGGKRSVERFELCGNASEHVFFDFSHPSERANQQLAELMWSGTPDITKPYNLKALFEL from the exons ATGGCAAGTTTAATGttccaatatttttgttttttggttttgtatGCAACCCTTCTCGATCCAACGGCCCACAGCTGCCCGGGTACGCTATACCTGCCACAAAAACATGTTGCCTTATTCATCTTCGGGGATTCATTTTTCGATGCTGGAAACAATAACTATATCAACACCACTACCGCTAGCCAGGCAAATTTTAGTCCCTACGGTGAAACCTTCTTTAAGTACCCCACCGGTAGATTTTCCGATGGCCGTCTAATCCCAGATTTCATTG CTGAGCATGCAAAGTTACCGTTGATTGCACCGTTTCTAGATCCTCGTAATCATCGTTATACTGATGGGGCAAACTTCGCATCAGCCGGAGCTGGTGCTCTCCTTGAAACTCACCAAGGATTT GTGATAGACCTAAAAACTCAACTAAGTCTTTTCAAGGACTTAGCAAGGCTGCTTAGGAGGGAATTGGGCGACAAAAAAGCCAATATGTTATTGGGAAGAGCAGTTTATTTATTACACATTGGAGCAAACGATTATGGAGTCTTTCCCACTACAAATTCCAATGTTCTTTCTCCAGAAGAATATGTAAATATGGTGATCGGCAACGTGACAATTGTGATCAAA GAAATACATAAGGAAGGAGGAAGGAAATTCGGGTTTCTGAGCATGCAGCCATTGGGTTGTCTCCCATGCAAGCGTGAGATAACCCCAAAAACGGGAAATAATGGTGCATGCGAAAAGGAAATTACAACACTAGCAAAGCTGCATAACAAAGCTTTTTCTGAAGTCCTTGAAAAGCTAGAGCGGCAACTCAATGGATTCAAATATTCAGTAACAAATTGGTACACTGCTTTTAGTGAAAGAATCAATAACCCGTCAAAATATG GGTTCAAGGAAGGGAGGATTGCATGCTGTGGAAGTGGTCCGTACAGAGGAATAAATAGCTGTGGTGGAAAGAGGTCTGTGGAGAGGTTTGAATTATGTGGGAATGCTAGTGAACATGTGTTCTTTGACTTTTCTCATCCATCCGAAAGGGCAAACCAGCAATTAGCTGAGTTGATGTGGAGCGGAACTCCCGATATTACTAAACCTTACAATCTCAAAGCTTTGTTTGAGCTCTGA
- the LOC132189857 gene encoding small ribosomal subunit protein uS9-like yields MAAAAPTESVQCFGRKKTAVAVTHCKRGRGLIKINGCPIELVEPEILRFKAYEPILLLGRHRFAGVDMRIRVKGGGHTSQIYAIRQSIAKALVAFYQKYVDEQSKKEIKDILVRYDRTLLVADPRRCEPKKFGGRGARARFQKSYR; encoded by the coding sequence ATGGCAGCGGCAGCACCAACGGAGTCGGTGCAGTGCTTCGGGCGCAAGAAGACGGCGGTGGCGGTGACGCACTGCAAGCGCGGCCGGGGACTGATAAAGATCAACGGGTGTCCGATCGAGCTGGTGGAGCCGGAGATCCTGAGGTTCAAGGCATACGAGCCAATCCTGCTGCTGGGACGGCACCGTTTCGCGGGTGTGGACATGCGGATCCGCGTGAAGGGCGGGGGTCACACGTCGCAGATCTATGCCATCAGGCAGAGCATCGCGAAGGCCCTGGTGGCCTTCTACCAGAAGTACGTGGACGAGCAGAGCAAGAAGGAGATCAAGGACATCCTTGTCCGCTACGACCGCACCCTACTCGTCGCCGACCCTCGCCGCTGCGAGCCCAAGAAGTTCGGTGGTCGCGGCGCCAGGGCCAGGTTCCAGAAATCCTACCGTTGA
- the LOC132188035 gene encoding RAN GTPase-activating protein 2 → MDATTLNSERRQFSIKLWPPSLNTRQMLVERMTNNLTSKSIFTQKYGSLSKEEAEENAKQIEDAAFATANKNYEEEPDGDGGSAVQLYAKECSKLLLEVLKRGPKREVDKEVVASENISAPRETLFDISTGQRAFIEADEAEKLLRPLKEPGNSYTKMCFSNRSFGLGAARVAEPILVSLKDQLKEVDLSDFIAGRPEVEALEVMNIFSAALEGSVLKSLNLSNNALGEKGVRAFGALLKSQTCLEELYLMNDGISVEAAQAVCELIPSTEKLRILQFHNNMTGDQGALAISEVVKRSPLLEDFRCSSTRIGSEGGVTLSEALKTCTHLKKLDLRDNMFGVEGGVALSKALSNHADLSEVYLSYLNLEDEGSIAIANVLKETAPSLEVLEMAGNDITADAAPVIATCIVAKQLLTKLNLAENELKDEGAIQISKALEGHPQLKEVDLSCNLIRRAGARVLAQMVVQKPEFKLLNINGNFISDEGIDEVNDIFKKSPDLLGALDENDPEGEENADETGEDEGDGDGDELESKLKNLEVGTED, encoded by the coding sequence ATGGATGCCACGACATTGAATTCCGAGCGCAGACAATTTTCAATTAAACTATGGCCTCCTAGCCTAAACACAAGGCAAATGTTGGTGGAGCGGATGACGAACAACCTTACCAGTAAATCCATATTTACCCAGAAGTATGGCAGTCTAAGCAAGGAAGAGGCTGAGGAGAATGCCAAACAAATTGAGGATGCGGCTTTTGCCACTGCAAACAAAAACTATGAAGAAGAGCCAGATGGTGATGGTGGTTCTGCAGTTCAGCTTTATGCTAAGGAATGTAGCAAGCTCCTCCTGGAAGTTCTTAAAAGAGGCCCTAAAAGAGAGGTAGACAAAGAGGTAGTGGCATCTGAGAATATTAGTGCACCTCGTGAAACCTTGTTTGATATATCCACGGGCCAACGAGCCTTTATTGAGGCAGATGAGGCTGAGAAACTATTAAGGCCATTGAAGGAGCCGGGAAACTCTTACACTAAAATGTGCTTCAGCAATAGAAGTTTTGGTTTAGGTGCAGCCCGTGTTGCTGAGCCAATTCTGGTTTCGCTTAAGGATCAGTTGAAAGAAGTAGATCTATCAGATTTCATTGCAGGGAGACCAGAGGTAGAAGCTCTTGAAGTCATGAATATATTCTCAGCTGCACTGGAAGGTAGTGTCTTGAAGTCTCTGAACCTCTCAAACAATGCCTTGGGTGAGAAGGGTGTCAGGGCATTTGGGGCACTCCTGAAATCACAGACTTGCTTGGAGGAGCTCTATTTAATGAATGATGGAATCTCTGTGGAAGCTGCTCAAGCGGTTTGTGAGTTGATTCCCTCCACAGAGAAGCTAAGAATCCTACAATTTCACAATAATATGACAGGAGATCAAGGAGCGCTTGCTATCTCTGAGGTTGTAAAGCGTTCTCCTTTGTTGGAGGACTTTCGATGCTCTTCTACAAGGATAGGCTCTGAAGGGGGAGTTACCTTATCGGAAGCACTCAAGACTTGTACCCATTTGAAGAAGCTTGACCTCCGGGACAACATGTTTGGTGTGGAAGGAGGAGTAGCTCTGAGTAAAGCTCTTTCCAATCATGCAGATTTATCTGAGGTATACCTGAGCTACCTGAACTTGGAAGATGAGGGTTCAATTGCTATAGCCAACGTTCTCAAGGAAACAGCTCCTTCACTTGAAGTCCTGGAGATGGCTGGAAATGACATAACAGCTGATGCTGCTCCTGTAATTGCCACTTGTATTGTTGCAAAGCAACTTCTTACCAAGTTGAACTTAGCTGAGAATGAACTCAAGGATGAAGGTGCTATCCAGATCAGCAAGGCATTAGAAGGTCATCCCCAGTTAAAGGAAGTTGATTTGAGTTGCAACTTGATAAGAAGGGCCGGGGCTCGGGTTTTAGCTCAGATGGTGGTTCAGAAGCCTGAGTTTAAGTTGCTGAACATCAATGGGAATTTCATCTCTGATGAAGGCATCGATGAAGTGAATGATATATTCAAGAAGTCTCCTGACTTGCTTGGGGCCTTGGATGAGAATGACCCAGAAGGTGAGGAAAATGCTGACGAAACTGGAGAAGATGAAGGTGATGGGGATGGGGATGAACTCGAATCAAAACTGAAGAACCTTGAAGTCGGAACAGAGGATTAG
- the LOC132181093 gene encoding probable ATP-dependent DNA helicase CHR12 isoform X2, translated as MAQLERQTQQPTLEPSTVHDAKSLICALNLVSRNLPLPPDLHDAVSSICFSPEDSAINASATGAGGGGSDQKAVPEKTLGDHGSYTGDLLAEFEDALLEQRLNCVSGVGLKVSRESRFQSYIQHRLAELEELPSNRGEDLQTKCLLELYGLKLAELQSKVRSNVSSEYWLRVNCAEPDRQLFDWGMMRLRRPLYGVGDAFAMDADDQFRKKRDAERLSRLEEEEKNQVETRKRKFFAEILNAVREFQLQIQASMKRRKQRNDGVQAWHGRQRQRATRLEKLRFQALKADDQEAYMRMVKESKNERLTMLLEETNKLLANLGAAVQRQKDAKDSDGIEAFKDSEADSPELDASKIGTPQDLLPEEEIDIIDPNRSVETSDLLEGQRQYNSAIHAIQEKVTEQPSMLQGGELRPYQIEGLQWMLSLFNNNLNGILADEMGLGKTIQTISLIAYLMEYKGVTGPHLIVAPKAVLPNWIYEFSMWAPSIGAVLYDGRLDERKIMREDLLGEGKFNVLITHYDLIMRDKAFLKKIHWYYMIVDEGHRLKNHESVLARTLVSGYQIRRRLLLTGTPIQNSLQELWALLNFLLPHIFNSVQNFEEWFNAPFADKGDVSLSDEEELLIIRRLHQVIRPFILRRKKDEVEKFLPGKSQVILKCDTSSWQKAYYQQITDVGRVGLDNGAGKSKGLQNLTMQLRKCCNHPYLFVAANYNMWRKEEIVRASGKFELLDRLLPKLHRGGHRVLLFSQMTRLLDIVEIYLQLHDYNYLRLDGNTKTEYRGSLVDQFNAPDSPYFMFLLSTRAGGLGLNLQTADTVILFDIDWNPQNDQQAEDRAHRIGQKKEVRVFVLITVGSVEEAILERAKQKMGIDEKVIQAGLFNTTSTAQDSRQMLEEIMRRGTSSLGTDVPSEREINRLAARSDEEFWLFEKMDEERRQKEKYRTRLMEEHEVPEWAYSAPEIKEDENDNGNVTGKRKRKEVVYADTLSDLQWMKAVENGEDMSRLSGKRKRRDHVASEATASIRNNAGSEEKVSELANENKPMTSEGTSEDASPTPKGPKCEGANTEKQDYQGVGGSNWSGQMFTWSSTHKKKRSSFVVQSASSDSRGQNSNGRGNGWA; from the exons ATGGCTCAGCTGGAGAGGCAGACCCAGCAGCCCACCCTGGAGCCCTCGACGGTCCACGACGCCAAGTCTCTGATCTGCGCTCTCAACCTCGTCTCCCGCAACCTCCCCCTCCCTCCCGACCTCCACGACGCCGTTTCCTCCATCTGCTTCTCCCCCGAAGACTCCGCCATCAATGCCTCCGCGACCGGAGCCGGCGGCGGAGGCTCGGACCAGAAGGCGGTTCCCGAGAAGACTCTG GGAGATCATGGCAGTTACACAGGAGATTTGTTGGCCGAGTTTGAGGATGCACTATTGGAGCAACGCCTGAATTGTGTGTCGGGTGTTGGATTGAAAGTATCAAGGGAAAGTCGTTTTCAGAGTTACATTCAGCATCGATTGGCTGAGCTTGAAG AATTGCCTTCAAATAGAGGCGAGGACCTGCAGACAAAGTGCTTGCTTGAACTCTATGGGCTAAAG CTGGCGGAGTTGCAAAGCAAGGTTCGGTCTAATGTGAGTTCAGAGTACTGGCTCCGTGTAAACTGTGCAGAACCTGACCGGCAATTATTTGACTGGGGCATGATGCGATTGCGTCGTCCACTTTATGGTGTGGGAGATGCTTTTGCCATGGATGCCGATGATCAGTTCAGGAAGAAACGGGATGCTGAG AGATTGTCAAGGTTAGAAGAGGAGGAGAAAAATCAAGTggaaactagaaaaagaaaattttttgctGAAATACTCAATGCAGTTCGTGAATTCCAATTGCAAATTCAAGCATCTATGAAACGCCGGAAACAGAGGAATGATGGGGTCCAG GCTTGGCATGGAAGGCAAAGGCAACGTGCTACACGGTTAGAGAAATTGAGGTTTCAAGCCTTGAAGGCTGATGATCAAGAAGCATACATGAGAATGGTGAAAGAGAGCAAGAATGAACGATTGACAATGCTTCTGGAAGAAACAAATAAACTTCTTGCAAATTTGGGAGCTGCTGTTCAGCGTCAGAAAGATGCTAAAGATTCAGATGGGATAGAGGCCTTCAAAGACTCAGAAGCTGATTCGCCTGAATTGGATGCTTCAAAAATTGGAACTCCTCAGGATTTACTTCCTGAGGAAGAGATAGACATCATTGATCCTAATCGTAGTGTTGAAACTAGTGATTTACTTGAAGGTCAGCGGCAATATAACTCAGCCATACATGCAATTCAGGAAAAG GTAACGGAGCAACCATCCATGCTTCAAGGTGGAGAATTAAGACCGTATCAGATAGAGGGGCTTCAGTGGATGCTTTCCTTGTTCAATAACAACTTGAATGGAATTTTAGCTGATGAGATGGGGTTGGGAAAGACAATACAAACCATTTCGTTAATAGCATATCTCATGGAGTACAAGGGTGTGACTGGGCCCCATTTGATAGTGGCTCCAAAGGCTGTATTACCAAATTGGATTTATGAATTCTCAATGTGGGCTCCTAG TATTGGCGCTGTTCTTTATGATGGACGTCTAGATGAGAGAAAGATAATGCGAGAAGATTTGTTAGGGGAGGGGAAATTTAATGTGTTGATCACACACTACGATCTTATCATGAGAGATAAGgcatttttgaagaaaattcacTGGTACTACATGATTGTTGATGAAGGGCATCGGTTGAAGAATCATGAGAGTGTTCTTGCACGGACTCTTGTCTCAGG CTATCAGATACGACGGAGGCTTCTGTTAACTGGTACCCCTATACAGAATAGTTTGCAGGAATTGTGGGCCCTGCTTAATTTTCTTCTGCCACACATTTTCAATTCAGTTCAGAATTTCGAGGAGTGGTTTAATGCACCCTTTGCAGATAAGGGTGATGTTTCTCTGTCTGATGAGGAAGAGCTACTGATCATTCGTCGTCTGCATCAG GTTATAAGGCCATTCATATTGAGGAGGAAAAAAGATGAGGTGGAGAAATTTCTTCCTGGGAAATCACAGGTCATTTTGAAATGTGATACATCATCTTGGCAGAAAGCATATTATCAACAAATTACAGATGTGGGAAGAGTTGGGCTGGATAATG GTGCTGGGAAATCAAAGGGTCTACAGAATCTGACGATGCAGCTCAGAAAATGTTGTAACCACCCATACCTTTTTGTTGCGGCAAATTATAATATGTGGCGCAAGGAGGAAATAGTCAGAGCATCTGGGAAATTTGAACTTCTTGATCGTTTACTGCCAAAACTCCACAGAGGCGGGCATAGAGTTCTGCTTTTCTCACAAATGACTCGGCTCCTTGACATTGTTGAAATTTATCTGCAACTTCACGATTATAATTATCTTAGACTTGATGGTAACACCAAAACTGAGTACAGAGGGTCTCTAGTAGACCAATTCAATGCCCCAGACTCTCCTTACTTCATGTTTCTCTTGAGCACTCGTGCTGGAGGCCTTGGTTTGAACTTACAAACGGCAGATACTGTAATACTTTTTGACATTGACTGGAACCCTCAAAATGATCAACAGGCAGAAGATCGGGCCCATCGAATAGGACAGAAAAAGGAAGTTAGGGTATTTGTGTTGATTACTGTTGGATCAGTTGAAGAGGCTATCTTGGAGCGTGCAAAACAGAAGATGGGCATTGATGAAAAGGTCATCCAGGCGGGACTGTTCAATACAACTTCCACAG CTCAGGACAGCAGGCAGATGTTAGAGGAGATCATGCGTAGGGGCACAAGTTCACTTGGGACAGACGTTCCAAGTGAGAGAGAAATCAACCGCCTCGCTGCCCGTTCCGATGAAGAATTCTGGCTGTTTGAGAAAATGGATGAGGAGAGAAGACAGAAGGAGAAATACAGAACTCGTCTTATGGAAGAACATGAAGTACCTGAGTGGGCATATTCTGCTCCTGAAATCAAGGAAGATGAGAATGATAATGGCAATGTCACTGGAAAGCGGAAAAGAAAGGAGGTGGTTTATGCTGATACTCTGAGTGATTTACAGTGGATGAAGGCTGTGGAAAATGGAGAAGACATGTCAAGGCTTTCCggtaaaagaaagagaagggaTCATGTTGCATCCGAGGCAACTGCATCAATTAGAAACAATGCAGGTTCAGAGGAAAAGGTATCAGAGTTGGCGAATGAAAACAAGCCTATGACAAGTGAGGGAACAAGTGAAGATGCCTCCCCAACCCCGAAGGGACCCAAGTGTGAGGGAGCAAATACTGAGAAACAGGACTATCAGGGTGTTGGAGGAAGTAACTGGAGTGGGCAAATGTTCACATGGAGTAGTACACACAAGAAAAAGAGATCAAGCTTTGTTGTCCAGAGCGCATCATCTGATTCTAGAGGGCAGAATTCCAATGGAAGAGGAAATGGATGGGCTTGA
- the LOC132181093 gene encoding probable ATP-dependent DNA helicase CHR12 isoform X1, protein MAQLERQTQQPTLEPSTVHDAKSLICALNLVSRNLPLPPDLHDAVSSICFSPEDSAINASATGAGGGGSDQKAVPEKTLGDHGSYTGDLLAEFEDALLEQRLNCVSGVGLKVSRESRFQSYIQHRLAELEELPSNRGEDLQTKCLLELYGLKQLAELQSKVRSNVSSEYWLRVNCAEPDRQLFDWGMMRLRRPLYGVGDAFAMDADDQFRKKRDAERLSRLEEEEKNQVETRKRKFFAEILNAVREFQLQIQASMKRRKQRNDGVQAWHGRQRQRATRLEKLRFQALKADDQEAYMRMVKESKNERLTMLLEETNKLLANLGAAVQRQKDAKDSDGIEAFKDSEADSPELDASKIGTPQDLLPEEEIDIIDPNRSVETSDLLEGQRQYNSAIHAIQEKVTEQPSMLQGGELRPYQIEGLQWMLSLFNNNLNGILADEMGLGKTIQTISLIAYLMEYKGVTGPHLIVAPKAVLPNWIYEFSMWAPSIGAVLYDGRLDERKIMREDLLGEGKFNVLITHYDLIMRDKAFLKKIHWYYMIVDEGHRLKNHESVLARTLVSGYQIRRRLLLTGTPIQNSLQELWALLNFLLPHIFNSVQNFEEWFNAPFADKGDVSLSDEEELLIIRRLHQVIRPFILRRKKDEVEKFLPGKSQVILKCDTSSWQKAYYQQITDVGRVGLDNGAGKSKGLQNLTMQLRKCCNHPYLFVAANYNMWRKEEIVRASGKFELLDRLLPKLHRGGHRVLLFSQMTRLLDIVEIYLQLHDYNYLRLDGNTKTEYRGSLVDQFNAPDSPYFMFLLSTRAGGLGLNLQTADTVILFDIDWNPQNDQQAEDRAHRIGQKKEVRVFVLITVGSVEEAILERAKQKMGIDEKVIQAGLFNTTSTAQDSRQMLEEIMRRGTSSLGTDVPSEREINRLAARSDEEFWLFEKMDEERRQKEKYRTRLMEEHEVPEWAYSAPEIKEDENDNGNVTGKRKRKEVVYADTLSDLQWMKAVENGEDMSRLSGKRKRRDHVASEATASIRNNAGSEEKVSELANENKPMTSEGTSEDASPTPKGPKCEGANTEKQDYQGVGGSNWSGQMFTWSSTHKKKRSSFVVQSASSDSRGQNSNGRGNGWA, encoded by the exons ATGGCTCAGCTGGAGAGGCAGACCCAGCAGCCCACCCTGGAGCCCTCGACGGTCCACGACGCCAAGTCTCTGATCTGCGCTCTCAACCTCGTCTCCCGCAACCTCCCCCTCCCTCCCGACCTCCACGACGCCGTTTCCTCCATCTGCTTCTCCCCCGAAGACTCCGCCATCAATGCCTCCGCGACCGGAGCCGGCGGCGGAGGCTCGGACCAGAAGGCGGTTCCCGAGAAGACTCTG GGAGATCATGGCAGTTACACAGGAGATTTGTTGGCCGAGTTTGAGGATGCACTATTGGAGCAACGCCTGAATTGTGTGTCGGGTGTTGGATTGAAAGTATCAAGGGAAAGTCGTTTTCAGAGTTACATTCAGCATCGATTGGCTGAGCTTGAAG AATTGCCTTCAAATAGAGGCGAGGACCTGCAGACAAAGTGCTTGCTTGAACTCTATGGGCTAAAG CAGCTGGCGGAGTTGCAAAGCAAGGTTCGGTCTAATGTGAGTTCAGAGTACTGGCTCCGTGTAAACTGTGCAGAACCTGACCGGCAATTATTTGACTGGGGCATGATGCGATTGCGTCGTCCACTTTATGGTGTGGGAGATGCTTTTGCCATGGATGCCGATGATCAGTTCAGGAAGAAACGGGATGCTGAG AGATTGTCAAGGTTAGAAGAGGAGGAGAAAAATCAAGTggaaactagaaaaagaaaattttttgctGAAATACTCAATGCAGTTCGTGAATTCCAATTGCAAATTCAAGCATCTATGAAACGCCGGAAACAGAGGAATGATGGGGTCCAG GCTTGGCATGGAAGGCAAAGGCAACGTGCTACACGGTTAGAGAAATTGAGGTTTCAAGCCTTGAAGGCTGATGATCAAGAAGCATACATGAGAATGGTGAAAGAGAGCAAGAATGAACGATTGACAATGCTTCTGGAAGAAACAAATAAACTTCTTGCAAATTTGGGAGCTGCTGTTCAGCGTCAGAAAGATGCTAAAGATTCAGATGGGATAGAGGCCTTCAAAGACTCAGAAGCTGATTCGCCTGAATTGGATGCTTCAAAAATTGGAACTCCTCAGGATTTACTTCCTGAGGAAGAGATAGACATCATTGATCCTAATCGTAGTGTTGAAACTAGTGATTTACTTGAAGGTCAGCGGCAATATAACTCAGCCATACATGCAATTCAGGAAAAG GTAACGGAGCAACCATCCATGCTTCAAGGTGGAGAATTAAGACCGTATCAGATAGAGGGGCTTCAGTGGATGCTTTCCTTGTTCAATAACAACTTGAATGGAATTTTAGCTGATGAGATGGGGTTGGGAAAGACAATACAAACCATTTCGTTAATAGCATATCTCATGGAGTACAAGGGTGTGACTGGGCCCCATTTGATAGTGGCTCCAAAGGCTGTATTACCAAATTGGATTTATGAATTCTCAATGTGGGCTCCTAG TATTGGCGCTGTTCTTTATGATGGACGTCTAGATGAGAGAAAGATAATGCGAGAAGATTTGTTAGGGGAGGGGAAATTTAATGTGTTGATCACACACTACGATCTTATCATGAGAGATAAGgcatttttgaagaaaattcacTGGTACTACATGATTGTTGATGAAGGGCATCGGTTGAAGAATCATGAGAGTGTTCTTGCACGGACTCTTGTCTCAGG CTATCAGATACGACGGAGGCTTCTGTTAACTGGTACCCCTATACAGAATAGTTTGCAGGAATTGTGGGCCCTGCTTAATTTTCTTCTGCCACACATTTTCAATTCAGTTCAGAATTTCGAGGAGTGGTTTAATGCACCCTTTGCAGATAAGGGTGATGTTTCTCTGTCTGATGAGGAAGAGCTACTGATCATTCGTCGTCTGCATCAG GTTATAAGGCCATTCATATTGAGGAGGAAAAAAGATGAGGTGGAGAAATTTCTTCCTGGGAAATCACAGGTCATTTTGAAATGTGATACATCATCTTGGCAGAAAGCATATTATCAACAAATTACAGATGTGGGAAGAGTTGGGCTGGATAATG GTGCTGGGAAATCAAAGGGTCTACAGAATCTGACGATGCAGCTCAGAAAATGTTGTAACCACCCATACCTTTTTGTTGCGGCAAATTATAATATGTGGCGCAAGGAGGAAATAGTCAGAGCATCTGGGAAATTTGAACTTCTTGATCGTTTACTGCCAAAACTCCACAGAGGCGGGCATAGAGTTCTGCTTTTCTCACAAATGACTCGGCTCCTTGACATTGTTGAAATTTATCTGCAACTTCACGATTATAATTATCTTAGACTTGATGGTAACACCAAAACTGAGTACAGAGGGTCTCTAGTAGACCAATTCAATGCCCCAGACTCTCCTTACTTCATGTTTCTCTTGAGCACTCGTGCTGGAGGCCTTGGTTTGAACTTACAAACGGCAGATACTGTAATACTTTTTGACATTGACTGGAACCCTCAAAATGATCAACAGGCAGAAGATCGGGCCCATCGAATAGGACAGAAAAAGGAAGTTAGGGTATTTGTGTTGATTACTGTTGGATCAGTTGAAGAGGCTATCTTGGAGCGTGCAAAACAGAAGATGGGCATTGATGAAAAGGTCATCCAGGCGGGACTGTTCAATACAACTTCCACAG CTCAGGACAGCAGGCAGATGTTAGAGGAGATCATGCGTAGGGGCACAAGTTCACTTGGGACAGACGTTCCAAGTGAGAGAGAAATCAACCGCCTCGCTGCCCGTTCCGATGAAGAATTCTGGCTGTTTGAGAAAATGGATGAGGAGAGAAGACAGAAGGAGAAATACAGAACTCGTCTTATGGAAGAACATGAAGTACCTGAGTGGGCATATTCTGCTCCTGAAATCAAGGAAGATGAGAATGATAATGGCAATGTCACTGGAAAGCGGAAAAGAAAGGAGGTGGTTTATGCTGATACTCTGAGTGATTTACAGTGGATGAAGGCTGTGGAAAATGGAGAAGACATGTCAAGGCTTTCCggtaaaagaaagagaagggaTCATGTTGCATCCGAGGCAACTGCATCAATTAGAAACAATGCAGGTTCAGAGGAAAAGGTATCAGAGTTGGCGAATGAAAACAAGCCTATGACAAGTGAGGGAACAAGTGAAGATGCCTCCCCAACCCCGAAGGGACCCAAGTGTGAGGGAGCAAATACTGAGAAACAGGACTATCAGGGTGTTGGAGGAAGTAACTGGAGTGGGCAAATGTTCACATGGAGTAGTACACACAAGAAAAAGAGATCAAGCTTTGTTGTCCAGAGCGCATCATCTGATTCTAGAGGGCAGAATTCCAATGGAAGAGGAAATGGATGGGCTTGA